The Dioscorea cayenensis subsp. rotundata cultivar TDr96_F1 chromosome 21, TDr96_F1_v2_PseudoChromosome.rev07_lg8_w22 25.fasta, whole genome shotgun sequence genome includes a region encoding these proteins:
- the LOC120252503 gene encoding peptidyl-prolyl cis-trans isomerase Pin1-like, which yields MMASEQQVWASLILIKHEGSQRKTSWKDPDCRIISATTLDVAIPELCSLHDNITSGRTHFEEVASRHSHCSSAKSGGDLGALGRGQMQKPFDDATFSLKVGEISDIVDTDSGVHIILRTG from the coding sequence ATGATGGCATCAGAGCAACAAGTGTGGGCATCCCTCATCCTGATAAAGCACGAAGGCTCGCAGCGCAAGACCTCATGGAAGGACCCCGATTGTCGGATCATTAGCGCCACCACTCTGGACGTCGCCATCCCAGAGCTCTGCTCCCTCCACGACAACATCACCTCTGGAAGGACCCACTTTGAAGAGGTCGCATCTCGTCACTCCCACTGCAGTTCTGCCAAGAGCGGCGGTGATCTAGGCGCTTTGGGACGAGGGCAGATGCAGAAGCCTTTCGATGACGCCACCTTTTCTCTGAAAGTTGGAGAGATAAGTGACATTGTGGACACTGACAGTGGTGTTCATATCATCCTGAGGACTGGTTGA